A section of the Schistosoma haematobium chromosome ZW, whole genome shotgun sequence genome encodes:
- the PPIL4_1 gene encoding Peptidyl-prolyl cis-trans isomerase-like 4 (EggNog:ENOG410V977~COG:O): MAVLLETSLGQLVIDLYCDEKPRTCTNFIKLCRLKHFNFCLFHCVQKNLVAQSGDPSGTGHGGWSFFKYLYGDQASYFDAEKKPKISHTRKGLVSMVDNGSGQHGSQFFITLGDDLSYLDDTHTVFGYIAEGMDFVERINEVYCDKNGRPFRNVRIHHTIVLDDPFDSPKMIRYPDSPPSINVSTVSKIMQFDTRLEEDEELDDTEGLSPTQVEELKIEQEVRTHTQLLTLIGDLPDANVKPPNNVLFVCKLNPVTTSEDLEIIFSRFGEIKSCEVIRDKRTGASLQYAFIEYEKEADCEDAYFKMDKVVIDDRRIHVDFSQSVAREWQSYGKDKLARVQPSSESKKSRDVRQACLPRSPERNSRRNYPQHSHSHENKKKKYSPIRRRSPSVLGEEYDLVISDESDSSSLSVNPRGKSKWKDHLGPSKSFRKHHKKHKERKSKHKKHHSRY, encoded by the exons ATGGCGGTTCTATTAGAAACTTCTCTTGGCCAACTTGTGATTGATCTGTATTGTGATGAAAAGCCGCGAACATGTACAAACTTTATCAAACTCTGCAGACTGAAGCACTTCAACTTTTGTCTCTTTCACTGTGTACAGAAAAATTTGGTTGCTCAGTCTGGGGATCCTAGCGGAACAGGTCATGGTGGTTGGTCTTTTTTCAAGTACTTGTATGGTGACCAGGCAAGTTATTTTGATGCTGAGAAAAAACCAAAAATATCGCATACACGAAAAGGGCTGGTTTCCATGGTGGACAATGGATCTGGACAGCATGGTTCTCAATTCTTCATAACTTTGGGAGATGATCTTAGTTACCTGGATGACACGCATACAGTTTTCGGCTAT ATTGCTGAGGGAATGGACTTCGTTGAAAGGATAAATGAGGTGTACTGTGATAAAAATGGTCGGCCGTTCCGAAATGTCAGGATACATCATACAATTGTTCTTGATGACCCATTTGATTCACCGAAAATGATTCGTTATCCTGACTCTCCACCCTCAATAAACGTCTCTACAGTAAGCAAAATTATGCAG TTTGACACTAGATTAGAAGAGGATGAAGAACTAGATGATACGGAAGGACTTTCACCTACACAAGTGGAGGAACTGAAGATAGAGCAAGAAGTTAGAACTCATACTCAGCTTCTTACATTGATAGGCGATTTACCAGATGCTAATGTTAAACCTCCAAATAATGTACTTTTTGTGTGTAAACTAAATCCCGTAACCACAAGCGAGGATTTGGAGATTATCTTCAGTCGGTTTGGTGAAATCAAATCATGTGAAGTAATTAGAGATAAACGTACTGGTGCTTCTCTTCAGTATGCTTTCATAGAATATGAGAAAGAAGCTGATTGTGAAGATGCCTATTTCAAAATGGACAAAGTCGTTATTGATGATAGACGTATCCATGTGGATTTCAGTCAGTCGGTTGCTCGTGAATGGCAGTCTTACGGAAAAGATAAGCTTGCACGTGTCCAACCTTCTTCTGAGTCAAAAAAATCACGAGACGTAAGACAAGCTTGTTTACCTAGATCACCAGAACGAAATAGTAGAAGAAATTACCCCCAGCATTCTCATAGCCatgaaaataagaaaaagaaatataGTCCTATAAGACGCAGATCTCCATCTGTATTAGGTGAGGAATATGATTTGGTAATTTCAGATGAGTCTGATTCCTCATCATTATCGGTGAATCCCCGGGGGAAATCCAAATGGAAAGATCATTTAGGGCCAAGCAAGTCATTCAGAAAGCACCACAAAAAACACAAAGAGAGAAAAAGCAAACATAAGAAACACCATTCACGATACTAA
- the PPIL4_1 gene encoding Peptidyl-prolyl cis-trans isomerase-like 4, variant 3 (EggNog:ENOG410V977~COG:O), producing MAVLLETSLGQLVIDLYCDEKPRTCTNFIKLCRLKHFNFCLFHCVQKNLVAQSGDPSGTGHGGWSFFKYLYGDQASYFDAEKKPKISHTRKGLVSMVDNGSGQHGSQFFITLGDDLSYLDDTHTVFGYIAEGMDFVERINEVYCDKNGRPFRNVRIHHTIVLDDPFDSPKMIRYPDSPPSINVSTFDTRLEEDEELDDTEGLSPTQVEELKIEQEVRTHTQLLTLIGDLPDANVKPPNNVLFVCKLNPVTTSEDLEIIFSRFGEIKSCEVIRDKRTGASLQYAFIEYEKEADCEDAYFKMDKVVIDDRRIHVDFSQSVAREWQSYGKDKLARVQPSSESKKSRDVRQACLPRSPERNSRRNYPQHSHSHENKKKKYSPIRRRSPSVLGEEYDLVISDESDSSSLSVNPRGKSKWKDHLGPSKSFRKHHKKHKERKSKHKKHHSRY from the exons ATGGCGGTTCTATTAGAAACTTCTCTTGGCCAACTTGTGATTGATCTGTATTGTGATGAAAAGCCGCGAACATGTACAAACTTTATCAAACTCTGCAGACTGAAGCACTTCAACTTTTGTCTCTTTCACTGTGTACAGAAAAATTTGGTTGCTCAGTCTGGGGATCCTAGCGGAACAGGTCATGGTGGTTGGTCTTTTTTCAAGTACTTGTATGGTGACCAGGCAAGTTATTTTGATGCTGAGAAAAAACCAAAAATATCGCATACACGAAAAGGGCTGGTTTCCATGGTGGACAATGGATCTGGACAGCATGGTTCTCAATTCTTCATAACTTTGGGAGATGATCTTAGTTACCTGGATGACACGCATACAGTTTTCGGCTAT ATTGCTGAGGGAATGGACTTCGTTGAAAGGATAAATGAGGTGTACTGTGATAAAAATGGTCGGCCGTTCCGAAATGTCAGGATACATCATACAATTGTTCTTGATGACCCATTTGATTCACCGAAAATGATTCGTTATCCTGACTCTCCACCCTCAATAAACGTCTCTACA TTTGACACTAGATTAGAAGAGGATGAAGAACTAGATGATACGGAAGGACTTTCACCTACACAAGTGGAGGAACTGAAGATAGAGCAAGAAGTTAGAACTCATACTCAGCTTCTTACATTGATAGGCGATTTACCAGATGCTAATGTTAAACCTCCAAATAATGTACTTTTTGTGTGTAAACTAAATCCCGTAACCACAAGCGAGGATTTGGAGATTATCTTCAGTCGGTTTGGTGAAATCAAATCATGTGAAGTAATTAGAGATAAACGTACTGGTGCTTCTCTTCAGTATGCTTTCATAGAATATGAGAAAGAAGCTGATTGTGAAGATGCCTATTTCAAAATGGACAAAGTCGTTATTGATGATAGACGTATCCATGTGGATTTCAGTCAGTCGGTTGCTCGTGAATGGCAGTCTTACGGAAAAGATAAGCTTGCACGTGTCCAACCTTCTTCTGAGTCAAAAAAATCACGAGACGTAAGACAAGCTTGTTTACCTAGATCACCAGAACGAAATAGTAGAAGAAATTACCCCCAGCATTCTCATAGCCatgaaaataagaaaaagaaatataGTCCTATAAGACGCAGATCTCCATCTGTATTAGGTGAGGAATATGATTTGGTAATTTCAGATGAGTCTGATTCCTCATCATTATCGGTGAATCCCCGGGGGAAATCCAAATGGAAAGATCATTTAGGGCCAAGCAAGTCATTCAGAAAGCACCACAAAAAACACAAAGAGAGAAAAAGCAAACATAAGAAACACCATTCACGATACTAA
- the PPIL4_1 gene encoding Peptidyl-prolyl cis-trans isomerase-like 4, variant 2 (EggNog:ENOG410V977~COG:O), with translation MAVLLETSLGQLVIDLYCDEKPRTCTNFIKLCRLKHFNFCLFHCVQKNLVAQSGDPSGTGHGGWSFFKYLYGDQASYFDAEKKPKISHTRKGLVSMVDNGSGQHGSQFFITLGDDLSYLDDTHTVFGYIAEGMDFVERINEVYCDKNGRPFRNVRIHHTIVLDDPFDSPKMIRYPDSPPSINVSTFCIFSLIV, from the exons ATGGCGGTTCTATTAGAAACTTCTCTTGGCCAACTTGTGATTGATCTGTATTGTGATGAAAAGCCGCGAACATGTACAAACTTTATCAAACTCTGCAGACTGAAGCACTTCAACTTTTGTCTCTTTCACTGTGTACAGAAAAATTTGGTTGCTCAGTCTGGGGATCCTAGCGGAACAGGTCATGGTGGTTGGTCTTTTTTCAAGTACTTGTATGGTGACCAGGCAAGTTATTTTGATGCTGAGAAAAAACCAAAAATATCGCATACACGAAAAGGGCTGGTTTCCATGGTGGACAATGGATCTGGACAGCATGGTTCTCAATTCTTCATAACTTTGGGAGATGATCTTAGTTACCTGGATGACACGCATACAGTTTTCGGCTAT ATTGCTGAGGGAATGGACTTCGTTGAAAGGATAAATGAGGTGTACTGTGATAAAAATGGTCGGCCGTTCCGAAATGTCAGGATACATCATACAATTGTTCTTGATGACCCATTTGATTCACCGAAAATGATTCGTTATCCTGACTCTCCACCCTCAATAAACGTCTCTACA TTCTGTATCTTCTCATTAATAGTTTGA